The following proteins are co-located in the Acidobacteriota bacterium genome:
- a CDS encoding DUF3341 domain-containing protein: MMPISTRGVLGHFYEPVDALAAAAKVRDAGWTHFDFLTPFPVHGMEDAMGQKRSWVPWVTIVLAICGILFAQGLQNYVMVWDWPMNFGGKPFAAWPAFVPITFEAMVFWAALGSAIVAIIAGKKDTIPQPPPLVVQTGATFDRFVLWISATDPKWNAVEAETFVRSLGADGVRLVDVTPRPGSGRPQGEGGARA, from the coding sequence ATGATGCCGATTTCGACCAGGGGCGTCCTCGGCCACTTCTACGAGCCGGTCGACGCGCTCGCCGCCGCCGCCAAGGTCCGCGACGCCGGCTGGACGCACTTCGACTTCCTGACGCCGTTCCCCGTCCACGGGATGGAGGACGCGATGGGCCAGAAACGGTCGTGGGTCCCGTGGGTCACGATCGTGCTGGCGATCTGCGGCATCCTCTTCGCGCAGGGCCTCCAGAACTACGTGATGGTCTGGGACTGGCCGATGAACTTCGGCGGCAAGCCGTTCGCGGCCTGGCCGGCGTTCGTCCCGATCACGTTCGAGGCCATGGTCTTCTGGGCCGCGCTCGGGAGCGCGATCGTCGCGATCATCGCCGGCAAGAAGGACACGATCCCGCAGCCGCCGCCGCTCGTCGTGCAGACCGGGGCGACCTTCGACCGCTTCGTCCTCTGGATCTCGGCCACGGACCCGAAGTGGAACGCCGTCGAGGCCGAGACCTTCGTCCGCTCGCTCGGTGCCGACGGCGTGAGGCTCGTCGACGTCACCCCTCGACCAGGCTCGGGGCGCCCGCAGGGCGAAGGAGGGGCCCGTGCGTAA
- a CDS encoding succinylglutamate desuccinylase/aspartoacylase family protein: MPRPLTVLALLPLLAAAATAQPRAPFSVGPITVQPGSRVSGSLDVAAHADDKGTTIPVTVVHGNTPGPVLALVAGTHGYEYTPILAAQRLRTSVDPATLAGTLVIVHAANMPSLFGRTIYYSPVDGKNLNRVFPGRADGTVTERVADVITREIIDRATHVVDMHCGDGNESLRPYLYWIATGPVEVARASYDMALATGFTHIVIDRERPTDASNSIYLSNTAILRGKPALTIESGQLGESDDESTTRIVESMMGVMRHLGMRAGGPLPVAHPVWIGRNEVVRAGTTGLVQPFVERGTTVAQGALLARVVDVFGDPIEELRAPFDGEVLYILGTPPVSSGEPVAFIGARTDAPARP; this comes from the coding sequence ATGCCCAGACCCCTGACCGTCCTCGCCCTGCTGCCGCTGCTCGCGGCGGCCGCGACCGCCCAGCCTCGCGCGCCGTTCTCCGTCGGCCCCATCACGGTGCAGCCCGGCAGCCGCGTGTCCGGCAGTCTCGACGTGGCGGCCCACGCCGACGACAAGGGAACCACCATCCCCGTCACGGTCGTGCACGGCAACACGCCTGGCCCCGTGCTCGCCCTGGTGGCCGGGACCCATGGCTACGAGTACACGCCCATCCTCGCAGCGCAACGGCTGCGGACGTCGGTCGACCCCGCCACGCTCGCCGGCACGCTCGTAATCGTGCATGCCGCGAACATGCCGTCGCTCTTCGGCCGCACGATCTACTACTCGCCGGTCGACGGCAAGAACCTGAACCGCGTGTTCCCTGGCAGGGCGGACGGGACGGTGACGGAGCGCGTCGCCGACGTGATCACCCGGGAGATCATCGATCGCGCAACGCACGTCGTCGACATGCACTGCGGTGACGGCAACGAGTCGCTGCGGCCGTACCTCTACTGGATCGCCACGGGTCCCGTGGAGGTCGCGCGCGCCAGCTACGACATGGCCCTGGCCACCGGCTTCACCCACATCGTGATCGACCGTGAACGCCCGACCGACGCATCCAATTCCATCTACCTCTCGAACACGGCGATCCTGCGCGGCAAGCCCGCGCTCACCATCGAATCGGGTCAACTCGGCGAGTCCGACGACGAATCGACGACGCGGATCGTCGAGAGCATGATGGGGGTGATGCGCCACCTGGGCATGCGCGCCGGCGGGCCATTGCCGGTGGCCCACCCGGTGTGGATCGGCCGCAACGAGGTGGTGCGCGCGGGAACCACCGGGCTGGTCCAGCCGTTCGTCGAGCGCGGAACGACGGTGGCGCAAGGCGCCCTCCTCGCGCGCGTCGTCGACGTGTTCGGCGATCCCATCGAGGAACTGAGGGCGCCGTTCGACGGCGAAGTGCTCTACATCCTCGGCACGCCCCCGGTGTCCAGCGGCGAGCCCGTCGCGTTCATCGGGGCGAGGACGGATGCGCCCGCGAGGCCGTAG
- a CDS encoding alpha/beta fold hydrolase has protein sequence MHVLYLHGFASSPQSSKAAFFESRLAAHGGAWSCPDLNAPEFATLTASRMIGQAEGHLRALPDGPVALVGSSLGGFVAWHVAARAEGAAREGRAGLRPVDRLVLLAPALDFGRADMHDIGEDGLDEWRRTGWREFFHYAYEQPRLVHYELYRDAQRYDSFFSPVRAPTLVVQGRRDDVVDPAMVERFAAGRPNVTLHLVDDDHQLKASLEGMWDRIASFLGLDRPRRG, from the coding sequence ATGCACGTGCTCTACCTGCACGGCTTCGCCTCGTCGCCGCAGTCGTCGAAGGCGGCGTTCTTCGAGTCGCGGCTCGCTGCGCACGGGGGAGCCTGGTCGTGCCCCGACCTGAACGCGCCCGAGTTCGCGACGCTCACGGCCAGCCGCATGATCGGTCAGGCCGAGGGGCACCTCCGTGCGCTACCCGACGGTCCGGTGGCCCTCGTCGGATCGAGCCTGGGCGGCTTCGTCGCCTGGCACGTCGCGGCGCGCGCCGAAGGCGCGGCACGCGAAGGTCGTGCCGGCCTTCGACCGGTCGATCGCCTGGTACTGCTCGCCCCGGCCCTGGACTTCGGCCGCGCCGACATGCACGACATCGGCGAGGACGGCCTCGACGAGTGGCGGCGAACGGGGTGGCGCGAGTTCTTCCACTATGCGTACGAGCAGCCTCGACTGGTGCACTACGAGCTGTACCGCGACGCGCAGCGCTACGACTCGTTCTTCTCGCCGGTGCGGGCGCCGACCCTCGTCGTTCAGGGTCGTCGCGACGACGTCGTCGATCCGGCCATGGTCGAACGTTTCGCGGCCGGCCGGCCGAACGTGACCCTGCACCTCGTCGACGATGACCACCAGTTGAAGGCGAGCCTCGAGGGGATGTGGGACCGGATCGCAAGCTTCCTCGGCCTCGATCGACCGCGTCGGGGCTGA
- a CDS encoding sulfite exporter TauE/SafE family protein: MIQTIDLLGFLTLGVLGGFGHCVGMCSPFVLFVSRRHGAPGGGRRAAFAAQLWYTAGRVTTYAALGAVAGTLGGVVALAGALLGVQRAAAIVAGG; the protein is encoded by the coding sequence GTGATCCAGACAATCGATCTGCTCGGCTTCCTGACGCTTGGCGTGCTCGGCGGCTTCGGACATTGCGTCGGCATGTGCTCGCCGTTCGTGCTGTTCGTCTCGCGTCGCCACGGCGCGCCCGGCGGCGGGCGTCGCGCCGCCTTCGCCGCACAGCTCTGGTACACGGCCGGCCGTGTCACCACCTACGCAGCGCTTGGAGCCGTCGCCGGGACTCTGGGTGGGGTCGTGGCGCTCGCCGGGGCCCTGCTCGGCGTGCAGCGTGCCGCGGCCATCGTGGCCGGGGG
- a CDS encoding SET domain-containing protein-lysine N-methyltransferase, translating into MAKAEHPKTPARQARQPLTTSNGTPTIQLPRVRKRRSRLHGLGVFALEDIPKNKRVIVYAGERITTGESSKREARYLRHGHIWCFRVNRRWAVDGAVNGNDARYINHSCTPNCYSQIIDGVIWIRAAKNIAAGDELTYNYYTEGTGHIQCRCRPGCRNRL; encoded by the coding sequence ATGGCGAAGGCGGAGCACCCCAAGACCCCGGCGCGTCAGGCGCGCCAGCCACTCACGACCTCGAACGGGACGCCGACGATCCAGTTGCCGCGCGTGAGGAAGCGTCGCTCACGATTGCACGGCCTCGGCGTGTTCGCGCTCGAGGACATCCCGAAGAACAAGCGGGTCATCGTCTACGCCGGCGAGCGGATTACGACGGGGGAGAGTTCGAAGCGCGAGGCGCGCTACCTCCGCCACGGGCACATCTGGTGCTTCCGCGTGAACCGGCGGTGGGCGGTCGACGGCGCGGTCAACGGCAACGATGCGCGCTACATCAACCACTCGTGCACGCCGAACTGCTACTCGCAGATCATCGACGGGGTGATCTGGATTCGCGCCGCGAAGAACATCGCCGCCGGTGACGAACTGACCTACAACTACTACACGGAGGGGACGGGCCACATCCAGTGCCGGTGCCGGCCCGGGTGCAGGAACCGGCTCTGA
- a CDS encoding CoA transferase → MPGPLSGLRVLELTSVVLGPLACQMLGDLGADVVKVEPPGGDSNRRIGPSREPLMGVLFLTCNRNKRSVVLDLKSPDGRAACLRLAAGADVIVHNYRPDALLRLGLEYDAIRAINPGVVFCGTYGFGRSGPYANQPAYDDSIQAACGLAALSWIVDGEPRYVPTIVADKTTALAVVSAVTAALFHRERTGHGQEIEVPMFETMVAYVMAEHLYGLAFDPPRGAPGYPRVLSQHRRPYRTQDGYLAVLPYLDRHWQAFCDAAARPDLASDTRFATLADRSRHIDEVYAETAAIVATRTTAEWIARLGPLGVPVMAVNRLEDLVDDPHLVATRFWHVAEHPSEGALRFPGIPLGFSATPGAIERLPPRLGEHTVEVLHEAGFSPEEIERLIASGLSNTTR, encoded by the coding sequence ATGCCCGGACCGTTGTCTGGTCTCCGCGTCCTCGAGCTCACGAGCGTCGTGCTCGGTCCGCTCGCCTGCCAGATGCTCGGCGATCTCGGTGCCGACGTCGTCAAGGTCGAGCCCCCAGGGGGCGACAGCAACCGCCGGATCGGACCGTCGCGCGAGCCGCTGATGGGGGTGCTCTTCCTGACCTGCAACCGGAACAAGCGCAGCGTCGTGCTCGACCTCAAGAGCCCTGACGGACGGGCGGCCTGCCTCCGGCTCGCCGCAGGGGCCGACGTGATCGTGCACAACTACCGGCCCGACGCGCTGCTCCGGCTCGGCCTCGAATACGACGCGATCCGCGCGATCAACCCTGGCGTCGTCTTCTGCGGCACCTACGGGTTCGGCCGGTCGGGTCCCTACGCCAACCAGCCCGCCTACGACGATTCCATCCAGGCAGCCTGCGGCCTCGCCGCGCTGTCGTGGATCGTCGACGGCGAGCCGCGGTACGTGCCGACGATCGTGGCCGACAAGACGACGGCCCTGGCGGTCGTGTCGGCGGTGACAGCGGCGCTCTTCCATCGCGAACGCACCGGCCACGGGCAGGAGATCGAGGTGCCGATGTTCGAGACGATGGTGGCGTACGTGATGGCCGAGCACCTCTACGGGCTCGCCTTCGATCCGCCGCGCGGCGCGCCGGGGTACCCGCGCGTCCTCAGCCAGCACCGTCGGCCGTATCGGACCCAGGATGGCTACCTCGCGGTGCTGCCGTACCTCGATCGGCACTGGCAGGCGTTCTGCGACGCGGCGGCGCGACCGGACCTCGCGAGCGACACGAGGTTCGCGACGCTCGCCGATCGGAGCCGACACATCGACGAGGTCTACGCCGAGACGGCCGCCATCGTCGCCACCCGGACCACGGCCGAGTGGATCGCACGGCTCGGGCCACTCGGCGTGCCGGTGATGGCGGTCAATCGCCTCGAGGACCTCGTGGACGACCCGCACCTCGTGGCCACGCGGTTCTGGCACGTGGCCGAACACCCGTCGGAAGGAGCGCTTCGCTTTCCAGGCATCCCGCTCGGGTTCTCGGCAACGCCCGGCGCGATCGAGCGCCTGCCGCCGAGGCTCGGCGAGCACACCGTCGAGGTGCTCCACGAGGCTGGATTCTCGCCTGAGGAAATTGAACGGCTGATCGCCTCGGGCCTCTCCAACACGACCCGCTGA
- a CDS encoding DUF4097 family beta strand repeat protein codes for MSNAAIRCRRWSAIGGVLLISLIAVPLWADDFQWSGAVAPGQTFEVRGVNGSIAVEPASGALVELVARKTGRRDDPASVSIEVVEHAGGVTVCAVYPSTGSGENRCAPRGEGRMNVRDNDVQVDFEVRLPAGVDLLARTVNGSVKAEGLGARVDISTVNGSVVVATEGLAQAKTVNGSVTARVGRADWEGALAFSAVNGAVTVHLPDDVSASVRAKTVNGSISTDFPLTVQGRVDRRRLDGTIGAGGRTLDLKTVNGSIRLKRL; via the coding sequence GTGTCGAACGCTGCCATACGCTGCCGACGATGGTCTGCCATCGGCGGAGTCCTGCTGATCTCGCTCATCGCGGTCCCGCTCTGGGCCGACGACTTCCAGTGGTCGGGCGCCGTGGCTCCGGGACAGACCTTCGAGGTGCGCGGCGTGAACGGCTCGATTGCCGTCGAACCCGCCTCGGGAGCGCTCGTCGAGCTCGTCGCACGGAAGACCGGCCGGCGTGACGACCCGGCCAGCGTCAGCATCGAGGTCGTCGAGCACGCCGGCGGCGTCACCGTCTGCGCCGTCTACCCGTCGACCGGTTCGGGGGAGAACCGGTGCGCGCCGCGTGGCGAGGGACGCATGAACGTGCGCGACAACGACGTCCAGGTCGACTTCGAGGTGAGGCTTCCGGCGGGCGTGGACTTGCTGGCCCGCACGGTGAACGGCAGCGTGAAGGCCGAGGGCCTCGGCGCGCGGGTCGACATCTCGACGGTGAACGGCTCGGTCGTCGTCGCCACCGAGGGGCTCGCTCAGGCGAAGACGGTGAACGGCTCGGTGACCGCACGGGTCGGTCGGGCCGACTGGGAGGGCGCCCTGGCGTTCTCGGCCGTCAACGGCGCGGTGACCGTGCACCTGCCCGACGACGTCAGCGCGAGCGTGCGCGCAAAGACCGTGAACGGCAGCATCTCGACCGACTTCCCCCTGACCGTGCAGGGGCGCGTCGACCGGCGCCGACTCGACGGCACGATTGGGGCGGGTGGCCGAACGCTGGACTTGAAGACGGTCAATGGCTCCATCCGGCTGAAACGGCTGTGA
- a CDS encoding HDOD domain-containing protein, producing MSGADREPRYDRAQVRARIEGMTTVRTIPAVVSRIAAMLDSGSVSAVDIADEISTDQVLAAKVLKLVNSGFYAFRAPITTISHAMVLLGFDVVRTFVLTASVLDLAETMHRLMAGLWEHSLATARAARAIAERSGLGDHEEIALVGLLHDIGKVLIAQAFPAEFGEIRRVTDERGCLQLEAEMAVLGVGHPEVGAWLLRKWSLPSKMVMPIAHHSSFHPRRNYADRTAIVHLADILSRAKGIGHPGDRRIPRLDPEAWALLGLTMADVDDVCRQLDEDMADIFFG from the coding sequence ATGAGCGGAGCTGACCGGGAGCCCCGGTACGATCGGGCGCAGGTGCGCGCCCGGATCGAGGGCATGACGACGGTGCGGACGATTCCGGCGGTCGTGAGCCGGATCGCGGCCATGCTCGACAGCGGGTCCGTGTCGGCCGTGGACATCGCCGACGAGATTTCGACCGACCAGGTACTCGCGGCCAAGGTGCTGAAGCTCGTCAACAGCGGCTTCTACGCCTTCCGGGCGCCGATCACGACAATCTCGCATGCGATGGTCCTGCTCGGGTTCGACGTCGTGCGGACGTTCGTCCTCACCGCGTCGGTACTCGATCTCGCCGAGACGATGCATCGCCTGATGGCCGGTCTGTGGGAGCACTCCCTGGCCACGGCGCGCGCCGCGCGGGCCATTGCCGAGCGCTCGGGCCTCGGCGACCACGAGGAGATCGCGCTCGTCGGCCTGCTGCACGACATCGGCAAGGTGCTCATCGCCCAGGCCTTCCCTGCGGAGTTCGGCGAGATCCGTCGCGTGACCGACGAGCGCGGGTGCCTGCAGCTCGAGGCCGAGATGGCGGTGCTCGGCGTCGGACACCCCGAAGTCGGGGCCTGGCTCCTCAGGAAGTGGTCGCTGCCGTCGAAGATGGTGATGCCGATTGCCCATCACAGCAGCTTCCATCCCCGCCGGAACTACGCCGATCGGACGGCGATCGTGCACCTGGCCGACATCCTGAGCCGGGCCAAGGGAATCGGGCACCCCGGCGACCGGCGAATCCCACGCCTCGACCCCGAGGCGTGGGCGCTGCTCGGGCTGACGATGGCCGACGTCGACGACGTCTGCCGGCAACTCGACGAGGACATGGCCGACATCTTCTTCGGGTGA
- a CDS encoding c-type cytochrome, whose protein sequence is MRNATRMCAVAVLASILAGCDLGLPAGRTPHREGNRLDMGDQPKLKPQRMDLFGTRPTGLMEPQPGTVAIGEVPYPYAQNEADRAGAELVNPLQPTPDVLAHGKFVYEHVCTTCHGPLGAGDGAVTALFPKPPSLMTQKVRDWPDGQLFHRPMRGQGSMPSHARQVDARDAWSVVLHIRKMQEAEPVAPPPASTAPAPAAAAASDAPAAAATSASPTAATGGKS, encoded by the coding sequence GTGCGTAACGCCACCCGCATGTGCGCCGTCGCGGTGCTCGCCTCGATCCTCGCCGGCTGCGACCTCGGCCTGCCGGCCGGCCGGACCCCGCACCGCGAGGGCAACCGCCTCGACATGGGCGACCAGCCGAAGCTCAAGCCGCAGCGGATGGACCTCTTCGGCACACGCCCCACGGGCCTCATGGAGCCTCAGCCGGGAACCGTCGCCATCGGCGAGGTGCCGTATCCCTACGCCCAGAACGAGGCCGACCGGGCCGGCGCGGAGCTCGTGAACCCGCTCCAGCCGACGCCTGACGTCCTCGCGCACGGCAAGTTCGTGTACGAGCACGTCTGCACGACCTGCCACGGGCCCCTGGGAGCCGGCGATGGGGCCGTCACCGCCCTCTTCCCGAAGCCGCCGAGCCTGATGACCCAGAAAGTGCGCGACTGGCCCGATGGTCAGCTCTTCCACCGGCCGATGCGGGGACAGGGCTCGATGCCGAGCCACGCCCGGCAGGTCGACGCGCGCGACGCCTGGTCGGTCGTCCTCCACATCCGGAAGATGCAGGAAGCGGAGCCCGTCGCTCCGCCTCCCGCCTCAACGGCGCCCGCACCGGCCGCGGCGGCGGCGAGCGATGCCCCCGCGGCTGCAGCGACGTCGGCGAGCCCCACCGCCGCCACCGGAGGGAAGTCATGA
- a CDS encoding SpoIID/LytB domain-containing protein, with the protein MDAASGAIVSAERADVLDRPVLPGSLAKIVTLAAAVDAGLVDDATRLTCARRVRVEGTTLDCAHAAWAAPAAASTALADSCNSFFVTLATRLPPAAHASAARALGLPAPPPADDLRLAAVGLGGAGVPPRRWIDVLQLVTRAEPVAGVSNHARAIVAEGLREAARSGTAAAFGRYGVDALAKTATTRTAAGGPVGLVAAAWPASRLRYALVLAVAGGAGRDAAERAASLAANVTSGRATVATGLARRPGPALRVGRVRGRDHAVESMPLEDYVAGVVAAEAPPGAPRALLDALAIMARTYAWGHRGRHHDEGFDVCDLTHCQALGRPTAASTAAAARTRHAVLLERGEVAEVYYTADCGGTRASPGEVWPASRARDGAAGPDPVSHPSPEWTSDVSLPRLHEALLHAGWRGDRLVDVRVVARSASGRVLRVGLDGLTPRVVDGEAFRLAVGRSLGWHVLKSAAFEASPTAAGVRFTGRGRGHGVGLCVAGAGALAATTADVRTVLAAYFPSLDVGPLLDVTLDLPLAVEDERARLRAFVLTTVRRLAALIDVEPPWTIAVRVHPTVGSFERATGMPWWSAGTVIDGRVELLPLDALAGRRQVERTLRHELVHALTVEGFAGRPRWVHEGAASYYAAALGGETIVAAPADASCPTDADFSSARTAAAMAVLHHRAAACYARDHGVRSRP; encoded by the coding sequence GTGGACGCCGCGTCCGGGGCCATCGTGTCGGCCGAGCGGGCCGACGTCCTCGACCGGCCCGTGCTGCCGGGCTCGCTCGCGAAGATCGTGACGCTCGCGGCGGCGGTCGACGCAGGCCTCGTCGACGACGCGACGCGGTTGACGTGCGCCCGGCGCGTGCGCGTCGAGGGCACGACGCTCGACTGCGCGCACGCGGCCTGGGCCGCGCCCGCTGCCGCCAGTACGGCGCTCGCCGATTCGTGCAACAGCTTCTTCGTGACTTTGGCGACCCGGTTACCGCCGGCCGCTCACGCGTCAGCGGCGCGCGCGTTGGGCCTGCCGGCGCCCCCGCCCGCCGACGATCTGCGCCTGGCCGCGGTCGGACTCGGCGGAGCAGGCGTCCCTCCACGGCGTTGGATCGATGTGCTGCAGCTCGTCACACGCGCCGAACCGGTAGCTGGCGTCTCGAACCACGCGCGTGCCATCGTCGCGGAGGGTCTTCGCGAGGCGGCGCGCTCCGGCACGGCGGCGGCGTTCGGACGCTACGGGGTCGACGCGCTGGCGAAGACCGCGACGACCCGTACCGCTGCCGGCGGTCCGGTTGGCCTCGTCGCGGCCGCGTGGCCCGCGAGTCGTCTACGCTACGCCCTCGTGCTCGCCGTCGCGGGCGGTGCCGGTCGAGATGCCGCCGAGCGCGCCGCGAGCCTCGCCGCGAACGTCACGAGCGGTCGGGCGACGGTGGCGACGGGGTTGGCCCGGCGCCCGGGCCCGGCGCTTCGCGTGGGCCGGGTCCGCGGCCGTGACCACGCGGTCGAGTCGATGCCGCTCGAAGACTACGTCGCCGGCGTCGTGGCCGCCGAGGCCCCGCCCGGCGCGCCGCGGGCCCTGCTCGATGCGCTGGCCATCATGGCCCGGACGTATGCGTGGGGCCATCGCGGACGCCACCACGACGAGGGCTTCGACGTGTGCGACCTGACGCACTGCCAGGCACTCGGGCGGCCAACCGCGGCATCGACGGCCGCCGCGGCCCGCACCCGTCACGCCGTGTTGCTCGAGCGCGGCGAGGTGGCCGAGGTGTACTACACGGCCGACTGCGGGGGGACGCGGGCGAGCCCCGGCGAGGTCTGGCCGGCGAGCCGCGCGCGGGACGGGGCGGCTGGACCCGATCCCGTGTCTCACCCGTCTCCGGAGTGGACCTCCGACGTGAGCCTGCCCCGGCTCCACGAGGCCCTGCTCCATGCGGGCTGGCGGGGCGACCGGTTGGTGGACGTGAGGGTCGTGGCGAGGTCGGCCTCCGGGCGCGTCCTGCGCGTGGGGCTCGACGGGCTGACGCCGCGCGTCGTCGACGGAGAGGCCTTCAGGCTGGCGGTCGGGCGGTCGCTCGGGTGGCACGTCCTCAAGAGCGCCGCGTTCGAGGCGAGTCCGACGGCCGCCGGCGTGCGGTTCACCGGCCGAGGTCGTGGTCACGGCGTCGGCCTGTGCGTCGCGGGAGCCGGTGCGCTCGCCGCGACAACAGCCGACGTCCGGACGGTTCTCGCTGCCTATTTTCCCTCGCTCGACGTCGGGCCGCTGCTCGACGTGACGCTCGACCTCCCGCTGGCGGTGGAGGACGAACGCGCGCGCCTGAGAGCGTTCGTGCTGACCACCGTCCGCCGGCTCGCCGCCCTGATTGACGTCGAGCCGCCATGGACGATCGCCGTGCGCGTGCATCCCACCGTGGGCAGCTTCGAACGCGCGACCGGCATGCCGTGGTGGTCGGCGGGCACGGTCATCGACGGGCGTGTCGAGTTGCTCCCGCTGGATGCGCTCGCCGGCCGACGCCAGGTCGAGCGCACCCTTCGACACGAGCTCGTCCACGCGCTCACGGTCGAGGGCTTCGCGGGACGCCCGCGCTGGGTGCACGAGGGGGCGGCCTCCTACTACGCCGCCGCGCTCGGTGGCGAGACCATCGTGGCGGCGCCTGCGGACGCGTCATGCCCGACTGACGCCGACTTCTCCAGCGCGCGAACCGCAGCGGCCATGGCCGTGCTCCACCACCGTGCCGCCGCCTGCTACGCGCGCGATCATGGGGTCAGGTCTCGACCCTGA
- a CDS encoding radical SAM protein: MQGVVAAWGRILRGYRPNLSIEITRECPLRCPGCYAYGDTHLGGRQTLRELSDLKGDALVDGVLALVKRHKPLHVSLVGGEPLVRYRELGVLLPRLAAAGIHTQLVTSAVRPIPREWAGLRRLQIVVSIDGLPPEHDARRAPATYDRIRKHIAGHQVTVHCTVTRQQARREGYLEEFIALWSDNPDTRQIWVSFYTPQVGEVSDERLTDEDRRRLVAELKVLRRRYPRLGMPGPMIEALGSPPESPGDCIFARTTTCVSADLRQPITPCQFGGTPECTACGCAASAGLAAVGRHRLPGGLEVGRVFDLSFAIGERVRRWREGEVPVAPRREPASTPSLEPHG; encoded by the coding sequence ATGCAGGGCGTCGTCGCTGCCTGGGGCCGGATCCTGCGTGGATACCGTCCCAACCTGTCCATCGAGATCACGCGCGAGTGCCCGCTGCGGTGCCCCGGCTGCTACGCGTATGGCGACACCCACCTCGGCGGCCGCCAGACGCTGCGCGAACTGTCCGACCTGAAGGGCGACGCACTCGTCGACGGCGTGCTCGCGCTCGTCAAACGGCACAAGCCGCTGCACGTCTCCCTCGTCGGCGGTGAGCCGCTCGTCCGCTACCGCGAGCTGGGCGTGCTGTTGCCCAGGCTCGCGGCCGCGGGCATCCACACGCAGCTCGTCACGAGCGCCGTCCGGCCGATCCCCCGCGAATGGGCTGGCCTGCGGCGCCTGCAGATCGTCGTCTCGATCGACGGGCTGCCGCCGGAACACGATGCCCGCCGTGCGCCCGCCACCTACGACCGCATCCGCAAGCACATCGCCGGACACCAGGTCACGGTGCACTGCACCGTGACGCGCCAGCAGGCACGGCGCGAGGGCTATCTCGAGGAGTTCATCGCGCTCTGGTCGGACAACCCCGACACGCGTCAGATCTGGGTCAGCTTCTACACGCCGCAGGTCGGCGAGGTCTCCGACGAACGGCTGACCGACGAGGACCGCCGGCGTCTCGTCGCCGAACTGAAGGTCCTGCGGCGGCGCTACCCGAGGCTCGGCATGCCCGGACCGATGATCGAGGCGCTCGGGTCGCCACCGGAATCGCCCGGGGACTGCATCTTCGCACGGACGACGACGTGCGTGTCGGCCGATCTGCGCCAGCCCATCACACCGTGTCAGTTCGGCGGCACACCCGAGTGCACCGCCTGCGGGTGCGCGGCGTCGGCCGGCCTCGCGGCCGTCGGCCGCCATCGCCTGCCGGGTGGGCTCGAGGTCGGGAGAGTGTTCGACCTGTCCTTCGCGATTGGCGAGCGCGTCCGCCGCTGGCGCGAAGGCGAGGTGCCGGTCGCGCCACGGCGAGAGCCTGCATCCACGCCCAGCCTGGAACCGCACGGCTGA